The genomic window AAAATGTATTATTACGTTAAGAAAAAATCATGTTTGAGTATTAACGAGTTTGATTTTTTTAGTAATGATACATTTTTAGGACTTAGAATTACTTTGCGAAGTGAAGTAGTTTATAGCAATATATATTTTATATCTGCATTTACTTCTTTGCTGCCAAAGTTGAGTTAATTATATTTTTATTTCCATTTGTTTGATAAAACAGATTAAACTTTACAACAGCCTTTTTTATAATTAATTTTCTATCCCTTTTAAAAAACTTATTAATCTTAAAGCGGCTTTATCCTTTTCTTTAGCTTCTACCATTAAATCAACATCAATGTTCTCAATCAAAGAAGCAAATAATACAATATCCTGCTCTAATATGTAATCACTATGACTTTTATCATAAATACCTGTTTTCCCACTACTAATATGCATCTTAGGAATACTTCCTGTATCATCCCAAGTATTTTTTATTGCTTGTATATCATTATTGCTTATTTCCCTTTCATTATTGCAACGATGATGATGAATATCTAAAACAATAGGTATAGATGTCTTTTCACTAATAAATAAAACATCATCTATATTAAATGAAATATCATCATTTTCTAATCTTAGCATCTTTTTAATTTTTCTTGGTAAATAAGTATATACCTCTATAAATCTACTAATTGCACTATCCTTATCTCCATAAACTCCTCCTGTGTGAATAACTATGTCGCTTCCTCCAAGGAAATTTAATATTTGATAATGATAATTTAAATAGTTTATACTATTTTCTACAACATTTCTTTTTATACTATTTAAGACTGTAAATTGATCTGGATGCATCGAAAGTCTAATATTATTGTCTTGTACAATATTGTTTATTTCATTCATTATATTTAATAATTCCTGATCATCTTGCCATCTCCATTTAAAATCTCTCAATATGTCAGGATGTTCTACCAAAGGTAATATATTACTAGGAATCCTATACATAAATATATGGTTATCAATATTCCACTTTATTATATCTTTAGTTAAATTTAAATTGTTAACTATCTTATTTCTCAAATAGTCTATCCCATATTTATATACAGAATTAAGCCTACATTGCTGAAAACTTCTTGGTTTTAAAGTATTATTTATACAAGCGTAACCGATTTTTTTAATCATATCTATCCCTTTCAATAAAAATTAATTAATAAACACTGTGCTAAATCACTACATCTTAGATTATATAATTGATCTAACATATTTTATATAGTTAAATCAACTATACTTATATATTATCCTTATTTTTTTATTTCTACTATCCATGTAAAATTTATAACATGTTCATATTCAATTTTACAACCTAATGAAATAATGTATTTTTGTAATTCTTCTAAATCAGTATAGTATTACAGTCAATTACATCCCATAAATCTGGTCTATCTTTTCTATATAAATTATTTTTACAATTTTCTCTTTCTATATCATTTAAAAACATAAAATCTGCAATAATAATTTTTCCGTCATCTTTTAAATATTCTAACATGTACTTAATTGCTTTTTTCTTTTCATTATCATTTAGACTATGAAAAGCATACGTTGTCACAACAATATCAACATCTTTTCTTCTAAAAGGCTTATCTAGAAAATTACCTAACTTAAATTTCATGTTATTATACTTCTTTTTTGCTTGTAAAATCATTTCTAAGCTTTGATCTACCCCTACTACATCCATTTCACAACATAATTCACCACATAAATTACCTGTTCCACATCCTATATCAATGACACTTGCAGCATTATGATCAATTATTTTTTTTCTTACTTTAGATAAAATCTCATCATATTTTTCAAATAAACCTAATTCATCATTTGATTTATCTCTAACCATTTTGTCAAATTTTATTGCTTTATTATCAAATCCCCACATATCTACCCAGTGCTCCCTATTAGTTTTATTCTCTTTTAAACTCATATCAATGTTACTTAAAAAATCTCCATAATTTAATTCTACATTAGATTCTAACATTCTATTTATACTTGTCATTAATGTGTTCTTTATATTATCTAACTCAAAAATATTTCTTTCTACTGCTTTTAACTGAAGATAAAGACTTCGTGTAAACTGACTATCTCCATAATTGTTTTTATCCATAAGATTTTTTATGTCTTTAAGTGAAAAACCTAACTGCTTTAATAAAATAACAGTTCTTAATTTAAACAAATCATCTTCATTATAATTTCTATAGTTATTTTTCTCTCTTTTAGGAACTATAATTCCTTGATTTTCGTAAACTATTAAAGCCTTCGAAGTTATGTTAAGCATTTTGCATACTTCATTAGTATTCATTAAATCACCCCCAAAAAAAGTATAAACTCTACCCTTTGGGCAGAGTCAATATTTAAACTTTTTTTATTATTTTCAATTACCCTTCATTAATCTTATCTATAATAAATAAAATAGTTTCCTTTTTTATATAACCTATATTCTATTTTGAAAGAGGAGTATAGCTAACCCAATCATATTCAGCTGCTAAAGGAGTTTTCCCATCAAATGGCTTTAACCACCCAGGTGCATTACCAGGCCATACATTCATAATAATATGACCAGGGATAGATGGTACTTTACCAGAAGCTTTAATAGCCTCTTTACCATCTACATACCAAGTTATTGAATCTGGCAACCATAAGAAGCCATACTCATGAAAGTCTAAAGAAGCATCGAACCCTAAATCATAAATAAACCCACCAGCACTTATACCATCTGTAAAATAGTTAAATTCAACTTTTGTTGTATCTTTTCCTGTAAACTCAATATCAATTTCATGTGCTCTCCCACTACTATTTTCACTATAGGTAAAAAATGACGAAACTACCCCATCATTTTTTATAGGTTTCATTCTAACAGAATAATATCCATATCCATAGGTATTATTTGAAGCATATTCTCCACCTGAATAAGGACGAGAAGTTCCATCAGGTTCTTTATCAATTTTTAAAGTCATAATTCCATTTTTAAAAGAAACGTTATTTTTCCTCCAAATGCAGTTAAAGGCACCACCATTAGACCAACCATCAGAAATATAAAAATTTTTATAGTCATGTTCATTAAAATCAAATCTTCTCTCTTGACATTGTGTATTTTCACATGTAAGATTAGATTTTTTTAATTCTGTTGCATTAGCTTTATAATTCGGAACACAATTTATAAAGCTTAAACTCATTAGTAATGATAATGCAATAATTGATTTTTTCATAATATTTTTCTCCTTTAATAACATATTATATATCCTAATTATGCTAAATAAAAAAATATCAAAATCAAATTGTAATTATGAACTTTCCTCAACTAGTGGTTATGCTATATAAATATAGGGTTGCTTACTCACAAGATAATTATATCACTTTTTCACAAATAATCCCAATAATTTCTAACTCGTGTTTCTTGTTTCAAATATACCTCTTTTACAATAAAGCACTAAATTCACTTAACATTTTTTTGATCTATATTGTTATATCTATTTACATGTATGAATTTAAAAAGTAGTGGCTGTCTCACAATAGAAATATTTCTATTGTGAGACAGCCACTTAGCTTAAAAGATATATTGCGTTTATTCTTATTTTTTAGTGGCTTTACTTTCTATCATAATAATCTCTTTTTTCGTTCTCTCCACTTTGGTAATATTTCATCCATAAATTCATAAAATCTTCTACTGTGATTTGGATGTTTTATATGACAGAGTTCATGAATTATTACATATTCAATTAAATCCTTTTCTTCTTTTATCAATTCTAAATTCAAAGTTACATGATTTTTATAAGGTCTATAACTTCCCCATCTTCTCTTCATTTTTCTAATAGACCAAGTTGGCTTTGTAAAATTATATTCTGTAAACTTTTTAAAGCATTCTTCAAATAATCTTCCAAATTCTATTTCAGCATTTTCCCTATACCATTTATATAATAGCTTCTTATTATAATCTCCATCAGTACTATTCTGTGAATATATGTAAATATTGCTTTTTTCTAAAATTACACTGTTTTTTTTCGCAAAAACTATATTAATCTTATATTCATTTCCTAAATACCTATGACTCTCTCCACTTACATAATTCATTAAAATTGTTCTTGGGGAATTTTTTTCAAAGTACTCTCTCTTTTTTAATATCCATTGAGCTCTTTTCAACACAATTTCTTTAATGTATTCTTCCTTAATTCCTGAGGGAACCACTACTTCTACTGTACAATCAGGTTTAACTGAAATCTTTAAGGTCTTTCTTTTTCTATATATTGCTTGAAATTCTATCTCTATACCTTCATAATTGATTTTCATATATCTTTGTCCCTTTTTAATGATCGATCTATTTTTCCTATTAAATTATATAATACTAATCTTTATATTAACATAACTTCTACTTCTGTACCTTTTCCTAGTGACTTATTTTTATATCTCCTCTATGTGCCTTTACTATCTCCTTCGCTATATATTCCAAGCCCTGAACCTTTATTGCATTTCGCCCATATTCATTCCTCTATAATCTCTATCAAAAATATACTATCATTTTAATTACAGTATATATTATTTTTCTGTTTTAAAATAGTATAGGAAAAAAACTGATATTGTTCATTCAGGTTTTTTCCGTATAATCCAGTATAAAAAAATTATATATTACTTTGAACTCTTTAAACTTTCATCTATTGCTTTCTTATAATCCTCTTTGCTACAACTACCCACTATAGGTTTACCAACAATATTTCCTTTACTGTCAACAAATATAGTTGTTGGAACCCCAGATACAGTACTTAAT from Clostridium sp. MB40-C1 includes these protein-coding regions:
- the uvsE gene encoding UV DNA damage repair endonuclease UvsE, whose product is MIKKIGYACINNTLKPRSFQQCRLNSVYKYGIDYLRNKIVNNLNLTKDIIKWNIDNHIFMYRIPSNILPLVEHPDILRDFKWRWQDDQELLNIMNEINNIVQDNNIRLSMHPDQFTVLNSIKRNVVENSINYLNYHYQILNFLGGSDIVIHTGGVYGDKDSAISRFIEVYTYLPRKIKKMLRLENDDISFNIDDVLFISEKTSIPIVLDIHHHRCNNEREISNNDIQAIKNTWDDTGSIPKMHISSGKTGIYDKSHSDYILEQDIVLFASLIENIDVDLMVEAKEKDKAALRLISFLKGIEN
- a CDS encoding MerR family transcriptional regulator; the encoded protein is MNTNEVCKMLNITSKALIVYENQGIIVPKREKNNYRNYNEDDLFKLRTVILLKQLGFSLKDIKNLMDKNNYGDSQFTRSLYLQLKAVERNIFELDNIKNTLMTSINRMLESNVELNYGDFLSNIDMSLKENKTNREHWVDMWGFDNKAIKFDKMVRDKSNDELGLFEKYDEILSKVRKKIIDHNAASVIDIGCGTGNLCGELCCEMDVVGVDQSLEMILQAKKKYNNMKFKLGNFLDKPFRRKDVDIVVTTYAFHSLNDNEKKKAIKYMLEYLKDDGKIIIADFMFLNDIERENCKNNLYRKDRPDLWDVIDCNTILI
- a CDS encoding glycoside hydrolase family 16 protein, translating into MKKSIIALSLLMSLSFINCVPNYKANATELKKSNLTCENTQCQERRFDFNEHDYKNFYISDGWSNGGAFNCIWRKNNVSFKNGIMTLKIDKEPDGTSRPYSGGEYASNNTYGYGYYSVRMKPIKNDGVVSSFFTYSENSSGRAHEIDIEFTGKDTTKVEFNYFTDGISAGGFIYDLGFDASLDFHEYGFLWLPDSITWYVDGKEAIKASGKVPSIPGHIIMNVWPGNAPGWLKPFDGKTPLAAEYDWVSYTPLSK
- a CDS encoding M48 family metallopeptidase translates to MKINYEGIEIEFQAIYRKRKTLKISVKPDCTVEVVVPSGIKEEYIKEIVLKRAQWILKKREYFEKNSPRTILMNYVSGESHRYLGNEYKINIVFAKKNSVILEKSNIYIYSQNSTDGDYNKKLLYKWYRENAEIEFGRLFEECFKKFTEYNFTKPTWSIRKMKRRWGSYRPYKNHVTLNLELIKEEKDLIEYVIIHELCHIKHPNHSRRFYEFMDEILPKWRERKKRLL